From a single Silene latifolia isolate original U9 population chromosome 6, ASM4854445v1, whole genome shotgun sequence genomic region:
- the LOC141588127 gene encoding uncharacterized protein LOC141588127 yields MTIPKHSFLAWIYFHKGLNTNEKLKSFGLDIDTTCLICGDGNKALEHLFFSCEYSQRIISRVEQWMGFSLPRDDVTEWRINIPGSQDKKDTINGIINAMMYSIWHQRNRSKHEANIIRPETVATGIIKDMKIWQATVVTRRKKLQDQWIYVLCGA; encoded by the coding sequence ATGACTATTCCCAAACACAGTTTTCTTGCATGGATTTATTTCCATAAAGGTTTGAACACAAATGAAAAACTGAAAAGCTTTGGGTTAGACATTGATACTACCTGCCTTATCTGTGGAGATGGGAACAAAGCCTTGGAGCATCTTTTCTTCTCCTGTGAATATAGTCAAAGAATCATTAGTAGAGTTGAACAATGGATGGGTTTTAGCTTACCTCGAGACGATGTGACTGAATGGCGGATTAACATCCCTGGATCTCAGGATAAGAAGGATACTATCAATGGAATCATCAATGCTATGATGTATTCCATCTGGCACCAGAGAAATCGCAGTAAACATGAGGCTAACATCATCAGACCAGAAACAGTGGCTACTGGAATCATCAAAGATATGAAGATTTGGCAAGCTACAGTTGTGACAAGGAGGAAGAAATTGCAGGATCAATGGATTTATGTGTTGTGTGGAGCTTGA